The Drosophila nasuta strain 15112-1781.00 chromosome 2L, ASM2355853v1, whole genome shotgun sequence genome window below encodes:
- the LOC132798882 gene encoding exportin-2, whose translation MEVTDANLQLLAGYLQQTLSADPNVRRPSEKLLESTERQQNYPVLLLNLIDKGDMDMTIRVAGAIAFKNYVKRNWAAHEDSDEPDRIHESNRNTIKTLIVTLMLHSPTALQKQLSDAVSIIGRHDFPKKWPQLIDEMVEKFASGDFNVINGILQTAHSLFKRYRYEFKSQALWEEIKFVLDRMAKPLTDLLQATMQLRTMHEGNPEALKVIYSSLVLVNKVFFSLNSQDLPEFFEDNMSIWMGAFLQQLAVDVASLRTDDDEDAGVLEHLRSQVCENICLYARKYDEEFKPYMEQFVTAVWELLVKTSLHTKYDALVSNALQFLTVIAERQHYHGIFENPEILARICEKVVIPNLDIRPSDEELFEDSPDEYIRRDIEGSDIDTRRRAACDLVKTLSVNFEQKIFGIFGQYMEILLGKYKENPVANWRSKDTAIYLVTSWASRGGTQKHGITQSSELVPLPQFCAEHIVPELERPNINELPVLKAAAIKYVMVFRSLLGPQTLAGCLPQLIRHLPAESIVVHSYAACSLEKILTMRDASNALLFGPQVLAPHSNQLVSGLFATLSLSGSAENEYVMKAIMRSFHVLQAAAMPFMGVALPRLTEILTFVSKNPSRPLFNHYLFETLALSIKIVCQADASAVSSFEEALFPVFQGILQQDITEFMPYVFQMLSVLLEVREASGAIPEPYWALFPCLLAPPLWDRRGNVTPLIRLLSIFIKQGSAQIQALGKLNGILGIFQKMIASKANDHEGFYLLQNLLFYYNAAELQSSMRQIFGLLFQRLSLSKTAKYLNGIIVFFCFYVVKIGGSPLLQLIDEIQPGMFGMLLERVFITDMAKVSKDLERKMVAVGVSKLLTECPELLTGQYAAYWPRLLQALIEMFERPPEKLPYLDGDAAGPGGDAVAGAGVDAEPGYQAAFSQLNFAQPKQVDHLAEVNDARQYLASSLGNLSQRSPLANLLAPLTAESKQVLQKYCDQAGVRIA comes from the exons atGGAAGTCACCGACGCCAATTTGCAATTGCTTGCCGGTTATTTGCAACAGACGCTCAGCGCGGATCCCAATGTCCGCAGGCCCT CGGAAAAGTTGCTGGAGTCAACGGAACGCCAGCAGAACTATCCAGTGCTCTTGCTTAATCTCATTGATAAGGGCGACATGGACATGACTATTCGCGTGGCGGGCGCCATTGCATTCAAGAACTATGTGAAACGCAATTGGGCCGCACACGAGGACAGCGATGAACCCGATCGTATACACGAAAGCAATCGCAACACGATTAAAACCCTAATTGTCACATTGATGTTGCATTCGCCTACCGCATTGCAGAAGCAGCTAAGCGATGCAGTGAGCATAATTGGACGCCATGATTTCCCTAAGAAATGGCCACAATTGATCGATGAAATGGTGGAAAAATTCGCATCGGGTGATTTCAATGTGATCAATGGAATTTTGCAAACAGCGCATTCGCTCTTCAAACGCTACCGCTATGAATTTAAATCGCAAGCGCTCTGGGAGGAAATCAAATTTGTACTCGATCGCATGGCAAAGCCATTGACGGATCTATTGCAGGCTACCATGCAGCTACGTACAATGCACGAGGGCAATCCAGAGGCCCTAAAAGTCATTTATAGCTCATTGGTGTTGGTCAACAAGGTGTTTTTCTCGCTCAACTCGCAGGATTTGCCTGAATTCTTTGAGGACAATATGAGCATCTGGATGGGCGCCTTCCTGCAGCAATTGGCTGTGGATGTGGCCAGTTTGCGCACCGATGACGACGAGGATGCCGGTGTGCTGGAGCATTTGCGCTCTCAGGTCTGTGAGAACATTTGTCTCTATGCCCGTAAATACGACGAGGAGTTTAAGCCGTACATGGAGCAGTTTGTCACTGCAGTGTGGGAGCTACTGGTGAAGACCAGTCTGCACACAAAATATGATGCG CTCGTCTCGAATGCTTTACAATTCCTTACGGTTATTGCTGAGCGACAGCATTATCATGGGATCTTTGAGAATCCCGAGATCTTGGCTCGAATTTGTGAAAAGGTTGTCATACCAAATCTGGACATTAGACCCTCCGACGAAGAGCTCTTCGAGGATAGTCCTGATGAGTATATTCGCCGTGATATCGAGGGGTCTGACATTGATACACGTCGTCGTGCGGCCTGTGATTTGGTCAAAACATTGTCCGTGAACTTTGAGCAAAAAATCTTTGGCATTTTCGGTCAATATATGGAAATTTTGCTGGGCAAATACAAAGAAAATCCCGTGGCCAATTGGCGGTCCAAGGATACAGCTATTTATTTGGTCACATCGTGGGCTTCACGTGGCGGCACACAAAAGCATGGTATCACCCAAAGCTCAGAGCTGGTGCCGCTGCCGCAATTCTGTGCCGAGCACATTGTGCCCGAGTTGGAGAGACCTAACA TTAACGAGCTTCCCGTGCTGAAGGCAGCAGCTATCAAATACGTGATGGTCTTCCGCAGTCTGCTTGGGCCACAAACTTTGGCTGGCTGCTTGCCACAGTTGATACGCCATCTGCCCGCCGAGAGCATTGTCGTGCACAGCTATGCGGCCTGCTCGCTGGAGAAGATCCTAACCATGCGTGATGCGAGCAACGCGCTTTTGTTTGGACCACAAGTTCTAGCACCACATTCGAATCAATTGGTCAGCGGATTGTTTGCCACGCTCTCTTTGAGTGGATCTGCTGAGAACGAATATGTGATGAAGG CCATTATGCGTAGCTTCCATGTGCTGCAGGCGGCTGCCATGCCTTTCATGGGAGTGGCATTGCCACGGCTCACCGAGATTTTAACGTTTGTGTCCAAGAATCCGTCGCGACCGCTTTTTAATCACTACCTCTTCGAGACGCTGGCGTTGTCTATCAA AATTGTCTGCCAAGCAGATGCTTCAGCGGTCAGCTCGTTTGAGGAGGCACTTTTCCCCGTTTTCCAGGGCATTTTGCAACAGGACATTACCGAATTTATGCCCTATGTATTCCAAATGTTGTCAGTGCTCCTCGAAGTACGCGAAGCCAGCGGTGCCATACCAGAGCCTTATTGGGCGCTATTTCCCTGTCTACTGGCGCCGCCACTTTGGGATCGCAGGGGCAATGTGACGCCCTTGATTCGTCTGCTGTCGATATTCATCAAACAGGGCTCCGCACAAATACAAGCGCTGGGCAAACTA AATGGCATTTTGGGAATCTTCCAGAAGATGATTGCATCGAAAGCCAACGATCATGAGGGCTTCTATTTGCTGCAGAATCTGCTGTTCTATTACAATGCCGCCGAGCTACAGTCGAGCATGCGTCAAATCTTTGGACTGCTCTTCCAGCGATTGTCGCTTTCAAagactgcaaaatatttgaacgGCATCATTGTATTCTTCTGCTTCTATGTGGTCAAGATTGGCGGAAGCCCGTTGCTGCAGCTAATCGATGAGATACAGCCGGGCATGTTTGGCATGCTGTTGGAGCGTGTATTTATCACGGACATGGCTAAAGTTAGCAAAGACTTGGAACGAAAAATGGTCGCTGTGGGTGTCAGCAAACTGCTCACCGAATGTCCCGAATTATTGACGGGTCAATATGCCGCCTATTGGCCACGTTTGCTGCAGGCCTTAATCGAGATGTTTGAACGCCCGCCCGAGAAGTTACCCTATTTGGATGGCGATGCTGCAGGCCCAGGAGGCGACGCAGTTGCGGGTGCTGGTGTGGATGCCGAACCCGGTTATCAGGCAGCTTTCTCACAGCTCAATTTTGCACAACCCAAACAGGTGGATCATCTGGCCGAAGTGAATGATGCACGGCAATATTTGGCCAGCTCTTTGGGCAATCTATCGCAGCGGTCGCCTTTGGCCAATTTGCTGGCGCCGCTCACCGCGGAGAGCAAGCaagttttacaaaaatattgcgATCAAGCTGGCGTGCGCATTGCTTAA